A genome region from Myxococcota bacterium includes the following:
- a CDS encoding DUF4156 domain-containing protein, whose translation MSRLYVSIACCLLASSCITHLKSGAERIIVSRTPAPKGCKYQGQVMGSQGNAIVGGVKSNRKLALGAMNDLRNEALALGANYVQLETNQAGMTGGGGTLNGSGGSSLQMTDVTNVGNAYTCNPEEIGL comes from the coding sequence ATGTCACGCTTATATGTTTCAATTGCTTGCTGCCTACTCGCTTCATCCTGTATCACTCATCTAAAATCAGGCGCAGAACGCATCATTGTGAGTCGAACACCAGCACCGAAAGGCTGCAAATACCAAGGCCAAGTCATGGGCAGCCAAGGCAACGCTATCGTCGGCGGCGTCAAAAGCAATAGAAAATTAGCCCTAGGCGCAATGAACGATCTAAGAAACGAAGCATTAGCTCTAGGCGCAAACTACGTTCAACTTGAAACAAACCAAGCCGGAATGACCGGCGGCGGCGGCACCCTCAACGGCTCCGGCGGCAGCAGCCTCCAGATGACCGACGTCACCAACGTCGGCAATGCTTACACATGCAACCCAGAAGAAATCGGCCTTTAA
- a CDS encoding DUF4156 domain-containing protein: MARTASFSETAHLKSGADRVILTRNAAPQSCKHLGQVIGSQGNMLTGTMTSNKKLAEGAMNDTRNKAHALGANYVQLETNQAGMSGEGGTHKGSGGNSFKPPISPISAMPTTAFQRILASNAESRFR, translated from the coding sequence ATCGCCAGGACCGCTTCTTTCAGCGAAACCGCTCACCTCAAATCTGGAGCAGACCGCGTCATCTTAACCCGCAACGCAGCTCCCCAAAGCTGCAAACACCTGGGTCAAGTCATCGGCAGCCAAGGAAATATGCTCACCGGCACCATGACCAGCAACAAAAAGCTAGCCGAAGGCGCGATGAACGACACCAGAAATAAAGCCCATGCTTTAGGCGCTAACTATGTCCAGTTAGAAACCAACCAAGCCGGCATGAGCGGCGAAGGTGGCACGCACAAAGGCTCAGGTGGTAACAGTTTCAAACCGCCGATATCACCAATATCGGCAATGCCTACCACTGCTTTCCAGAGGATATTGGCCTCTAATGCGGAATCCAGGTTTCGATAA